Proteins encoded in a region of the Mercenaria mercenaria strain notata chromosome 1, MADL_Memer_1, whole genome shotgun sequence genome:
- the LOC123545490 gene encoding uncharacterized protein LOC123545490, translated as MFNRGRFRILVLVLVLAVATAEDQCPLTKKDCECNFSSDAEDGGESMAADAASKSEVLAAAAGAMSPLLIGGAGMGIWKLLKRGGDDSVPGMDRQGSDLSQESSPPKYSSRSGSVVSVSEEVDTDKDTFTNTRTNRKWGSNPPPGPKPTTPVGDINSWMF; from the exons ATGTTCAACAGAGGCCGGTTTCGTATATTAGTGCTGGTCTTGGTTTTAGCCGTTGCAACTGCCGAG GACCAATGTCCTCTTACGAAAAAAGACTGCGAATGCAACTTTTCGAGTGACGCCGAGGATGGTGGCGAGTCGATGGCTGCTGATGCCGCGAGCAAGTCCGAAGTTCTCGCGGCAGCCGCTGGCGCCATGAGCCCTCTTCTGATTGGTGGAGCTGGTATGGGGATCTGGAAACTATTGAAACGCGGAGGTGACGATTCCGTACCGGGCATGGATCGACAAGGGTCAGACTTGTCTCAGGAGTCTTCCCCGCCAAAATATTCAAGCAGAAGCG GTTCTGTTGTAAGTGTGAGTGAAGAAGTGGATACGGACAAAGACACATTTACTAATACCAGAACTAACAGGAAGTGGGGATCGAACCCTCCGCCTGGTCCTAAGCCAACTACTCCGGTGGGAGACATAAATTCTTGGATGTTTTGA
- the LOC123545489 gene encoding uncharacterized protein LOC123545489: protein MAHLTKRFVLLAIFITVVAITYGQQCSVVPKCTCKYGDENVDVEEQDTGNEALAGAVGALGSVVVSGGGFGLWYLLRGRNSGSVSFDRSDSSMSEESVGRGKEGKGPPAQYNKKSEAESEYVKTPNIYTAGQGDNLTHKVGFQRAGADF, encoded by the exons ATGGCCCATTTGACGAAGAGATTTGTTTTACTTGCAATTTTCATCACTGTTGTGGCCATAACCTACGGACAACAG TGTAGCGTTGTACCAAAGTGCACATGCAAATACGGCGATGAAAACGTCGACGTTGAAGAGCAGGACACGGGAAATGAAGCCCTCGCCGGAGCTGTAGGAGCCCTAGGATCCGTTGTAGTCAGCGGAGGGGGTTTCGGACTTTGGTATCTTTTGCGGGGACGGAATTCTGGCTCCGTTTCCTTTGATCGATCTGACTCTTCCATGTCTGAGGAATCTGTCGGGCGTGGAAAGGAGGGCAAGGGCCCTCCGGCGCAATACAACAAGAAATCCGAGGCGGAGAGCGAATACGTCAAGACACCAAATATATACACGGCTGGACAGGGGGACAATCTAACTCACAAAGTCGGGTTTCAAAGAGCAGGTGCTGATTTCTGA
- the LOC123545488 gene encoding solute carrier family 46 member 3-like isoform X2 — protein MEKQTIQSDINRLKNTVINGDASLSASGDSSDVTSFLGRIGTETIYQMSEPFCWSAEKVGWYGAARTIGMMVFGVGSVKVFQAFLPDVGIAIIGVLSYAVCFALTAFANNSSMLYIAAAASSFGPLESTIIRSVASSLTDPSQQGAIFAAFASVEIIVNLLSNVGTSAIYSVSVKFMRGFVFLVLSSFDGISVIFLVVLLLGWKREERKTTVVKI, from the exons ATGGAAAAGCAAACGATTCAAAGTGATATAAATAGGCTTAAAAATACAGTTATTAATGGAGATGCCAGCTTATCTGCGTCCGGAGATTCTTCCGATGTGACAAG CTTCCTTGGTCGTATAGGAACGGAAACGATATACCAAATGTCTGAACCCTTCTGCTGGAGTGCTGAAAAG GTTGGCTGGTATGGTGCAGCTAGGACCATTGGAATGATGGTGTTTGGAGTGGGGTCAGTAAAAGTGTTCCAGGCGTTTCTACCGGATGTCGGTATTGCTATTATCGGTGTCTTATCATACGCTGTTTGTTTCGCTCTAACAGCGTTCGCTAATAACAGCTCCATGCTGTACATAG cgGCAGCGGCCTCTAGTTTTGGTCCTTTAGAATCAACGATTATCCGAAGTGTTGCGTCCTCTCTAACTGATCCTAGTCAGCAAG GAGCAATATTCGCGGCGTTCGCCTCCGTGGAAATCATTGTTAATCTACTTAGCAACGTGGGAACCAGCGCCATATACTCTGTCAGCGTGAAGTTCATGAGAGGATTTGTTTTTCTCGTGCTGTCGTCATTCGATGGAATATCAGTCATATTTCTCGT GGTACTGCTGCTTGGATGGAAACGTGAGGAAAGAAAGACAACTGTTGTAAAGATATGA
- the LOC123545488 gene encoding solute carrier family 46 member 3-like isoform X1, translating into MEKQTIQSDINRLKNTVINGDASLSASGDSSDVTRLDLNSWRKFLIGPLLSVYMFGYMMSYYTITEYTNKTWRDIKLTEANITINSLSSSRCVANKSSPEFKVGNDATSMAAQYMVYYSLAQGIPAVVSNLVLGSYTDALGRKFLLGVGISGTTLRLIASFLIIYFKFDLLFFIGACLLEGFTGQYATMLQVSLAYMGDVTKPGKQRTLGMAYIMFMIGTSLTLASFAAGYLIQIYNFYIPLAVAAVLLVIAFFIMLVLLPESLPAEKRKTNKSLKEVVGNSFSFFVSKDFGNNRWKYQLLLLAHGFCDFSFLGRIGTETIYQMSEPFCWSAEKVGWYGAARTIGMMVFGVGSVKVFQAFLPDVGIAIIGVLSYAVCFALTAFANNSSMLYIAAAASSFGPLESTIIRSVASSLTDPSQQGAIFAAFASVEIIVNLLSNVGTSAIYSVSVKFMRGFVFLVLSSFDGISVIFLVVLLLGWKREERKTTVVKI; encoded by the exons ATGGAAAAGCAAACGATTCAAAGTGATATAAATAGGCTTAAAAATACAGTTATTAATGGAGATGCCAGCTTATCTGCGTCCGGAGATTCTTCCGATGTGACAAGGTTGGACCTAAATTCATGGCGGAAATTTCTTATTGGACCTCTTCTTTCAGTTTACATGTTTGGTTATATGATGTCATATTATACCATTACtgaatatacaaacaaaacatgGCGTGACATAAAACTAACGGAAGcaaatattactataaatagcttgtctTCGTCTCGATGCGTAGCCAATAAAAGTAGTCCGGAATTCAAAGTCGGAAATGACGCAACATCAATGGCTGCCCAGTATATGGTATACTACAGCTTAGCTCAAGGTATACCAGCCGTAGTGTCGAACTTGGTATTAGGGTCCTATACAGACGCGCTTGGCAGAAAATTTTTGTTAGGTGTGGGCATCTCTGGAACGACTTTGCGTTTAATCGCTTCCTTTCtaataatatatttcaagtttgattTGCTGTTTTTCATTGGAGCGTGTTTATTAGAAGGCTTCACCGGCCAGTATGCCACTATGCTACAAGTGAGCCTCGCATACATGGGGGATGTTACCAAACCTGGTAAACAAAGAACTTTAGGAATGGCTTATATCATGTTTATGATTGGAACTTCTTTAACTTTAGCCAGTTTTGCTGCAGGATATCTTATACAAATTTACAACTTCTACATTCCATTGGCTGTTGCGGCGGTTCTCCTTGTCATTGCCTTTTTTATCATGCTGGTACTTTTACCAGAGTCATTACCTGCAGAGAAAAGGAAAACAAACAAATCCCTCAAGGAAGTGGTTGGTAACagcttttcattttttgtgtctAAGGACTTTGGCAACAATCGGTGGAAGTACCAACTTCTGTTACTGGCGCATGGCTTTTGTGATTTCAGCTTCCTTGGTCGTATAGGAACGGAAACGATATACCAAATGTCTGAACCCTTCTGCTGGAGTGCTGAAAAG GTTGGCTGGTATGGTGCAGCTAGGACCATTGGAATGATGGTGTTTGGAGTGGGGTCAGTAAAAGTGTTCCAGGCGTTTCTACCGGATGTCGGTATTGCTATTATCGGTGTCTTATCATACGCTGTTTGTTTCGCTCTAACAGCGTTCGCTAATAACAGCTCCATGCTGTACATAG cgGCAGCGGCCTCTAGTTTTGGTCCTTTAGAATCAACGATTATCCGAAGTGTTGCGTCCTCTCTAACTGATCCTAGTCAGCAAG GAGCAATATTCGCGGCGTTCGCCTCCGTGGAAATCATTGTTAATCTACTTAGCAACGTGGGAACCAGCGCCATATACTCTGTCAGCGTGAAGTTCATGAGAGGATTTGTTTTTCTCGTGCTGTCGTCATTCGATGGAATATCAGTCATATTTCTCGT GGTACTGCTGCTTGGATGGAAACGTGAGGAAAGAAAGACAACTGTTGTAAAGATATGA